The genomic interval GCATGGAGGAGCGTAACCGTTGGCATCACCGCGTGGGCATTGGCCCGTCCGCCATCGAAGCCCATTAGGGCCCGGCCTCCGGAGGCTTCCGCCAGCTCCACCACCTTGAAATCTGCTGCATCTAGTGGATTGAAGGGCAACCAACCGGCGGGAAACTGATCTAACTCAAAGCCCGTAAAGTCGGTGTAATACAGCTCAGCGATCTCGTTAATACTCGTAAAATTAAGCTGCCTTTCACCGTCTTTCCAATGGATTTCTAACGTATAGGTGGTATTGGGGGAAAACTTCTCTTGAGGAACAAAGACCAGCTCATTCCCCTGTACTGTCACTTCCCCTACTACACTGGGTTCTAGCTTCAACTTCACATCGGTAGGCGGCACCGAAAAGACAACTCTGATGGGAGTGAAGTTGAAAACCCCCGTTGTGCCGTCCTCCAGAGAGACACTCAAAAGGCTCACCCGCTGATTAAGGAAGCAAGAGGTTGAAAGCAGCAGGCAGCATAGTAGCAGAATCCGTATCCCTGTTTTTTGCATTCTTTACACTGAGGTTTTGACATAAGGTTTGTGGGGTTGGGACGGTTTTTCGTTGTCGCGAGAAAAAGTTCTGTGGCGTTGCAGGAGATCCAGAAAATTCCGCGAACTTATCAGATAATTGCAGTTTCGCGGA from Bacillota bacterium carries:
- a CDS encoding Ig-like domain-containing protein, which translates into the protein MSVSLEDGTTGVFNFTPIRVVFSVPPTDVKLKLEPSVVGEVTVQGNELVFVPQEKFSPNTTYTLEIHWKDGERQLNFTSINEIAELYYTDFTGFELDQFPAGWLPFNPLDAADFKVVELAEASGGRALMGFDGGRANAHAVMPTVTLLHADSDILVETTVWLSTGEFTGVYLYHGQPTWPPYASIADVGKYFADENLRSYKLGVVFRLADQKVDVYVDYKPLMTGVDFRTSTPAGNLSYAVGLFFNGDGNSTDVYWGDIRISEIGR